A single window of Candoia aspera isolate rCanAsp1 chromosome 3, rCanAsp1.hap2, whole genome shotgun sequence DNA harbors:
- the DIRAS3 gene encoding GTP-binding protein Di-Ras3 has protein sequence MPEQSNDYRVVVFGAAGVGKSSLVLRFIRGTFRETYIPTIEDTYRQVISCDKNICTLQITDTTGSHQFPAMQRLSISKGHAFMLVYSVTSRQSVEELQPIYEQICQIKGDIQKVPIMLVGNKSDDTQREVGTSEGEVLATKWKCSFMETSAKTNYHVQELFEELLNLEKRRNVSLQVDGKKSKQRKKDKLRSKCSVM, from the coding sequence ATGCCAGAGCAAAGTAATGATTACAGAGTGGTTGTGTTTGGAGCTGCTGGCGTTGGTAAGAGTTCTTTGGTACTTCGTTTCATAAGGGGGACCTTCCGGGAGACATACATCCCCACTATTGAAGATACTTATCGCCAGGTGATCAGCTGTGACAAGAACATCTGTACTCTTCAGATCACAGACACCACTGGAAGCCACCAGTTCCCTGCAATGCAGAGACTCTCCATCTCTAAAGGCCATGCATTTATGTTGGTGTATTCTGTTACCAGCAGGCAGTCAGTAGAAGAGCTTCAACCAATCTATGAACAGATTTGTCAGATCAAAGGAGACATTCAGAAAGTCCCAATTATGCTGGTAGGAAACAAGAGTGATGATACCCAGAGAGAAGTGGGCACCAGTGAAGGAGAAGTCCTTGCCACTAAATGGAAATGCTCCTTCATGGAGACATCAGCGAAAACGAACTACCATGTGCAGGAGCTTTTCGAAGAGCTCCTTAatttggaaaagagaagaaatgtgaGTCTGCAGGTGGATGGCAAGAAATCAAAGCAGCGAAAGAAGGATAAACTGAGAAGCAAGTGTTCTGTGATGTGA